A window from Akkermansia muciniphila encodes these proteins:
- a CDS encoding DMT family transporter, with product MKGHIAMGTAAVIWRLMSPVSKLVMQPGEVSSASLATFRLLGAAILFWLASAFVPAETIERKDRLTLFYASLFGIIFNQMAFTVGVGFTSPADAAIITTITPVLTMILAAFVLREMITGKKIIGVCASAIGAILLISGSGARAAALPGDNNLLGDILCLASQCSVAVYFVFFKNLIGKYSPVTLMKWMFTYAVAVCLPFTFREVASIHYSALPVQTWLGIAYVVALATFVSYICLSFAQQRLKPTAVSMYNYCQPVIASSVAVLWGMDHFGWMKTLSVLLVFTGVLLVTRTGKKAAVQEP from the coding sequence TTGAAGGGACATATTGCCATGGGGACGGCGGCCGTCATCTGGCGCCTCATGTCTCCCGTCAGCAAACTGGTGATGCAGCCGGGGGAAGTAAGCTCCGCCTCACTGGCTACATTCCGCCTGTTGGGCGCGGCCATCCTGTTCTGGCTGGCCTCCGCCTTCGTGCCCGCGGAAACCATTGAACGGAAGGACCGGCTCACCTTGTTTTACGCCTCCCTGTTCGGCATCATCTTCAACCAGATGGCCTTCACGGTGGGCGTGGGCTTCACCTCCCCGGCGGACGCGGCCATCATCACCACCATCACCCCGGTGCTGACCATGATTCTGGCGGCCTTCGTCCTCCGGGAAATGATCACCGGAAAAAAAATCATCGGCGTGTGCGCCAGCGCCATCGGGGCCATTCTGCTGATTTCCGGCAGCGGAGCGCGGGCGGCGGCCCTGCCGGGAGACAACAACCTGCTGGGGGACATCCTTTGCCTGGCTTCCCAGTGCAGTGTGGCCGTGTACTTTGTCTTCTTTAAAAACCTGATTGGCAAATACTCTCCCGTCACCCTGATGAAATGGATGTTCACGTATGCCGTGGCCGTCTGCCTGCCCTTCACCTTCCGGGAGGTGGCGTCCATCCATTATTCCGCCCTGCCCGTGCAAACGTGGCTGGGCATCGCTTATGTGGTGGCGCTGGCTACCTTCGTCAGTTACATCTGCCTTTCCTTCGCCCAGCAGCGTCTGAAGCCCACCGCCGTCAGCATGTACAACTACTGCCAGCCGGTGATTGCCTCCTCCGTGGCGGTGCTGTGGGGCATGGACCACTTCGGGTGGATGAAGACCCTCTCCGTCCTGCTCGTGTTCACGGGCGTGCTTCTGGTCACCAGAACCGGGAAAAAAGCCGCCGTTCAGGAACCGTAA
- a CDS encoding NAD-dependent epimerase/dehydratase family protein: MNILVLGGTGFLGTRLVNALLENGHWVSIAARGTTRDAFGNRVRRIRTDRTDQRSMAAALRGTSYDVVYDNLAYGAGDVSTVLDAVSCGLYVMASSAAVYTLRPGLREEDFRAEMYSPSRPGRKNTSYAEGKRAAESVLAREYASRKTLAVRFPVIMGPEDNTRRLPFYAEHLLAERPMTIDNPDSQMSFIHVEEAARLLAFAAENRVKGTLNAASEGTVSLREMLAYMETRTGKAPVLHEKGDAAPYNGIGAYSLCLDRAEKSGFRFSHVRDWMSGLLDSALSGE, from the coding sequence ATGAACATCCTTGTTTTGGGAGGCACGGGATTCCTGGGAACCCGTTTGGTGAATGCCCTGCTGGAAAACGGGCACTGGGTTTCCATCGCCGCACGGGGGACCACCCGTGACGCCTTTGGAAACCGCGTGCGCCGAATACGGACTGACCGGACGGACCAGCGTTCCATGGCTGCGGCACTCCGGGGAACAAGCTATGATGTGGTTTACGACAACCTGGCCTATGGAGCCGGGGACGTTTCCACGGTTCTGGATGCTGTCTCCTGCGGCCTTTACGTGATGGCTTCTTCCGCCGCCGTTTATACGCTCCGCCCCGGTCTCCGGGAAGAGGACTTCCGTGCTGAAATGTATTCACCCTCCCGGCCCGGGCGTAAAAACACCTCTTACGCGGAGGGAAAACGCGCCGCAGAAAGCGTCCTGGCGCGGGAATATGCCTCCCGGAAAACCCTCGCCGTCCGCTTCCCGGTCATCATGGGACCGGAAGACAACACCCGCAGACTGCCATTTTATGCGGAGCACCTGCTGGCGGAACGTCCCATGACGATTGACAACCCGGACAGCCAAATGAGCTTCATTCATGTGGAGGAAGCGGCGCGCCTGCTGGCCTTTGCGGCGGAAAACCGGGTGAAGGGAACCCTCAATGCCGCCAGTGAAGGAACCGTTTCCCTGAGGGAAATGCTGGCTTATATGGAGACGCGGACGGGGAAGGCCCCCGTTCTTCATGAAAAAGGAGACGCGGCGCCCTACAATGGGATAGGAGCGTACAGCCTCTGCCTGGACCGGGCGGAAAAATCCGGATTCCGGTTCTCCCACGTCAGGGACTGGATGTCCGGATTACTGGATTCCGCTCTTTCCGGGGAATAA